The Paenibacillus sp. FSL R7-0204 genome includes a region encoding these proteins:
- a CDS encoding ABC transporter substrate-binding protein yields MDTSSTNYLCLAAALAPAYSLQQPIPVTIEQLTRILCCTPRNVKFILRKLEEQQLIAWIPGRGRGNRSEMTFLRHMDEVLEERFQELVSKGRIKPAIELIGQYPVNEPLKERLLAVLDMQMGFWSEPGSTSGQEVLRISRNRAMEKLDPATVYTAFETYLLGHICSTLITYDAQNGVFLPGLAHTWEANESNTSYLFYLRKGVRFHHGRMMTSRDVKETLQRLIGLRSPAICHFEDIIHVELEGDYRIRFDLVQPNFFFLHLFSSIYMSIVPYDVDFAVHPVGTGPYQVLDLSQDVLVLGAYDLYYGIRPLLDRVEIWYLPHLASGVRQYQLTDASSSPSSVPGAEERESHSIDYPAVGCRYLLFNFRKEGVHHHPAVRQAVRILYNQLALIRELGGNRIMPADSFLPWQSSKREFEQPLLEEARVLLQEGGYRGEAVNLAYRTHQEERDEALWLQERSRKIGLQLELHPLAEYSLPDLIHHADLVICEEVLEDDWQWGMINYFRNESNYLHHLLLDSQKSELTEVLKPFARLAAGERAEVLELAEGKLRDNGWVLYGCHMNKKAQLSQNLFGLEPGSFGFLDISKLWVKSGFQ; encoded by the coding sequence ATGGACACCAGCAGCACGAATTATCTTTGTTTGGCCGCAGCCCTGGCTCCGGCATATAGTCTCCAGCAGCCGATTCCGGTGACGATTGAGCAGTTGACCAGAATCCTGTGCTGCACACCGCGCAACGTGAAGTTTATTCTGCGGAAGCTGGAGGAGCAGCAGCTGATTGCCTGGATACCCGGAAGAGGGAGAGGGAATCGCTCGGAGATGACTTTTTTACGTCATATGGATGAGGTGCTAGAGGAGCGGTTTCAGGAGCTGGTCAGCAAAGGCCGGATTAAGCCTGCTATCGAATTGATTGGTCAATACCCGGTTAACGAGCCGCTCAAAGAGCGTTTGTTGGCGGTTCTCGATATGCAAATGGGCTTCTGGAGTGAACCCGGCTCCACATCCGGGCAGGAGGTGCTGCGAATCTCCCGTAACCGTGCGATGGAGAAGCTGGACCCGGCTACCGTATACACCGCTTTTGAGACCTATTTGCTGGGGCATATTTGCAGTACCTTGATTACCTATGATGCACAGAACGGGGTCTTCCTGCCGGGGCTAGCTCACACGTGGGAGGCTAATGAGAGTAATACAAGCTACCTGTTCTATTTGCGCAAGGGGGTGCGATTCCACCACGGCCGGATGATGACATCACGGGATGTAAAGGAAACCCTCCAGCGTCTGATCGGACTTAGAAGTCCGGCGATCTGTCATTTTGAGGATATCATTCATGTGGAGCTGGAGGGAGACTACCGTATCCGGTTCGATCTGGTGCAGCCTAATTTCTTCTTCCTGCATCTGTTCAGCTCGATCTATATGTCAATTGTTCCGTACGATGTGGATTTCGCTGTGCATCCGGTCGGCACGGGGCCCTATCAGGTACTGGATCTGAGTCAGGATGTGCTTGTACTCGGCGCTTACGATCTCTATTATGGAATCCGCCCTCTGCTGGACCGGGTCGAGATCTGGTACCTGCCGCATTTGGCTTCGGGGGTCCGTCAATATCAGTTAACGGATGCCAGCAGCAGCCCCAGCAGCGTGCCTGGAGCGGAGGAGAGGGAGAGCCACAGTATCGATTATCCGGCTGTCGGGTGCAGGTACCTTTTGTTTAATTTTCGAAAAGAAGGCGTACACCATCATCCCGCAGTCCGGCAGGCCGTGCGCATCCTGTATAATCAGCTTGCGCTGATCCGTGAGCTGGGAGGCAACCGGATTATGCCGGCCGACAGCTTCCTTCCCTGGCAGAGCAGTAAGCGCGAGTTCGAACAACCATTATTAGAGGAAGCGAGAGTGCTGCTTCAGGAAGGCGGCTACCGAGGAGAAGCAGTGAATCTGGCCTACCGCACGCACCAGGAGGAGCGGGATGAGGCACTTTGGCTGCAGGAGCGTAGCAGGAAGATCGGATTACAGCTTGAGCTGCATCCTTTAGCTGAGTACAGTCTGCCGGACTTAATTCACCATGCGGACCTTGTGATCTGCGAAGAGGTGCTGGAGGATGACTGGCAGTGGGGGATGATCAATTATTTTCGCAATGAGTCGAATTATCTGCATCACCTGCTGCTGGACAGCCAGAAGTCTGAGCTTACAGAGGTGCTGAAGCCTTTCGCCCGGCTGGCGGCCGGGGAGAGGGCAGAGGTGCTGGAGTTGGCCGAAGGCAAGCTGCGGGATAACGGGTGGGTGCTGTATGGCTGTCACATGAATAAAAAGGCGCAATTAAGTCAAAATCTATTCGGACTCGAACCCGGCTCCTTCGGATTTCTGGATATCTCCAAGCTGTGGGTGAAATCGGGGTTTCAGTAG
- a CDS encoding alpha/beta hydrolase, giving the protein MSDHKRVILEPAAQKFADDNAKPPFLPDLGPEKGRETVNTVQAGDIEKPEADLQDLTVTGGPGGEVKVRIVRPVGTSGTSLPVILYIHGAGWVFGNSHTHDRLIRELTVGTGAAVVFPEYSLSPEAKYPTAIEEIYAVLEWIASEGSTYGLDASRLSVAGDSVGGNMTAAITLIAKERSGPAISKQLLFYPVTDASFDTESYHQFAEGYFLQREGMKWFWDQYTTDPEQRAQITASPLRASLDQLSGLPEALIITGEADVLRDEGEAYANKLREAGVPVTAVRFQGIIHDFVMLNALADTKANQGALLLATAWLKQ; this is encoded by the coding sequence ATGTCTGATCATAAAAGAGTTATTCTTGAACCTGCAGCTCAGAAATTCGCCGATGATAATGCCAAGCCTCCCTTCCTGCCCGATCTGGGTCCGGAAAAAGGCCGCGAAACGGTCAACACCGTTCAGGCTGGTGATATCGAAAAACCCGAAGCAGATCTTCAGGATCTGACCGTAACCGGCGGCCCCGGCGGTGAAGTGAAGGTCCGCATTGTTCGTCCGGTAGGCACCTCCGGCACTTCCTTGCCGGTCATTCTCTACATTCATGGAGCAGGCTGGGTATTCGGCAACAGCCACACGCATGACCGGCTCATCCGCGAGCTAACTGTGGGTACGGGCGCTGCCGTGGTTTTCCCGGAATACAGCCTGTCCCCGGAAGCCAAGTATCCAACGGCCATTGAAGAAATCTACGCAGTTCTGGAATGGATTGCTAGTGAAGGCTCCACGTATGGACTCGACGCATCCAGGCTGAGTGTTGCTGGAGACAGTGTCGGCGGCAACATGACGGCTGCCATAACCCTGATAGCCAAAGAACGCAGCGGTCCGGCCATCTCTAAGCAATTGCTTTTCTATCCGGTTACAGATGCTTCGTTCGATACTGAATCGTATCATCAGTTCGCGGAAGGCTATTTCCTCCAGCGCGAGGGGATGAAATGGTTCTGGGATCAATATACCACCGATCCTGAGCAGCGGGCACAGATTACGGCCTCTCCGCTGCGGGCCAGTCTGGACCAGCTTAGCGGTCTGCCGGAAGCCCTGATTATCACTGGTGAAGCCGATGTGCTACGTGATGAAGGGGAGGCTTATGCGAATAAGCTCCGTGAAGCAGGCGTTCCCGTTACGGCTGTGCGTTTCCAGGGTATTATCCACGATTTCGTGATGCTGAACGCGCTGGCAGACACTAAGGCTAACCAAGGAGCTTTGCTGCTGGCAACAGCTTGGTTGAAGCAATAA